DNA sequence from the Halococcus salsus genome:
TGTGCTGTGTCGCTACGCGGTCGGGTGAACGGTCGGGCTACGAGAGCGGATAATCTGGAGAACTCGTTGGCCGAGGCGCTATGAAATGAGCACAGACACGCCAATCAGGGCTGGTGCTACCCACCATGCGACGGATGGTCAGCTGCATAATATCGGGATCCATGACAGTTTTTACCACTGACATGGATCACTGAGATATGCCCGGCCCAGTCTTTCTAGAAGGCGAGAAAGTGACACTCCGCCCGCCGGAGGAAGAGGACGTCGATCTCATTCAATGCTGGATGAACGATCCTTCTGTGTGGCGGCGCGCTCTCGACGTCAATCCGACGAGTCGCCAGCAGTGCGCGGAGTTCATCGAAGACGTACTCCAGGGTGATGATGGTGTTCACTGTCTCGCTTGTGACGATAGTGCACCTCTCGGGCTCGTCTCTCTGAACGACTCACAGTACGGGCCAGATGAGACGAGCCGAGCGCGCGATACGGAACTCGCTTACTGGTTCGATCCAGATCATCACGGTCAGGGCTACGGATCCGATGCTGCTAGACGAATGATACAGTATGCCTTCGAGGACCGAAATTTCAGGCGGATAACTGCTCGACCGGGGAGCTTCAACGATGCCTCGGTCGGCCTCCTGGAATCGCTTGGGTTCACACACGAAGGAACGCTCCGGGAGGCGGCGTGGTTCCGTGGTGAGTACCACGATATGCTATACTACGGGCTGCTGCGTGAGGAGTGGAACTCGCAATAAGCGGAGGACCGTCCGGGAGCCGGTAGGACACCTACGAAGCTGCTGTGTGTGGCTGTATCGGAACGCCTCTTCCCTCAGTCGTCGTCGGCGAACGCGGCTTCCGCTTCCGGTGCGGGTTCGTCGTGGGTTTCGAGATAGTCGTCAGCGTCGAGTGCGGCCTTCGCACCCATGCCGCCGGCGGTGACGGCCTGCTGGTAGTGTGAGTCGACGACGTCGCCGGCCCCGAAGATGCCGGGGACGCCGGTTCGGGTCTGACCGCCGCCGGTACCGCCCTCGGTGTGGAGATAGCCCGTGGCGTCCATCTCGACGCCCGTTCCCTGGAGATAGCTGGTGTTTGGGGTGTGACCGATGGCGAGGAACACCGCACCGACATCGAGGTCGAATTTCTGAGTATCTGGGTCGTCGAGCTTCTCGCTCGGATGTCCGTCGGGGGGAGTGAGCAGCGAGACGCCCTCGATCCCGCCTTCGGGGGTCCCGTGGATCTCGTCGAGTTCGGTGTTCTTCATGACCTCGACCTCACCGGCGTCGACGTGTTCCTCTAGCCTATCGATCCAGTAGTCCTCGGCGCGGAAGGTCTCGCGGCGGTGGATCAGGTGGACCTTGGAGGCGAACTTCGTGAGGAAGCTGGCTTCTTCCATGGCGGCGTCGCCACCGCCGACGACGACCATCTCCTCGTCGCGGAAGAAGGCGCCGTCGCAGGTCGCACAGGTCGAGACGCCGTAGCCCATCAGGTCGTCCTCGCCGGGGACCCCGAGGGTGCGTGCGCTGGCACCGCTGGCGACGATGACCGCGTCGGCGGTGAGCGACTCCCCACTGTTCAGGGTGAGTTCGAACGGCCGACCCGAGTCGTCGACGTCCTCGACGACGCCGTGGCGGACGTCGGCCCCGAAGTTCTTGGCCTGGGTCTTCATCCGCTGGACGAGCTCCGAACCGCCGATACCGTCGGGGAAACCGGGGTAGTTGGCGACGTCGGTGGTGAGGGTGAGCTGGCCACCGGGCTCGTCACCTTCGAGAACCAATGGGTCGTTGTTCGAGCGGGCGGCGTAGATCGCGGCGGTCAGCCCCGCGATCCCCGACCCGGTGATGACCAGCCGGCGGTGTTCCGGCTCCTGGGTTTCGGACATACCTCCTGTAGGGTCCGCGGAAGTAATTAGCTTGTGGACTCCGGGCTCGAAGCGTTTAGGTGGGTCTCGGCTCTTCGACTCGCATGCCCGCAGACCTCGCGGAGAAGACCGACCGCTACGAACGACTCCTCGCCGAGGCGCTCGACGCCGCGAGCACCGCGCCGCCGGCGGGAACCCCGCTGGCTGGTGTCGCCGCCGACTACGAGGAGATGGCGCGGTCGTATCTCGACGACGGTCGCCACTTCCGCGAATCGGGCGACCCCGTGAACGCGCTCGCGGCGTTCTCCTACGGTCACGGCTGGCTCGACGCCGGCGCGCGCCTCGGCGTGTTCTCGGTGCCGGACGAAGGCGACCTCTTCACGGTCTGAATCGCCTTCGGCGGTCGGTGTGCTTACAAGGGCTGGGTGTGTCAGTTCCGTTCGATGGAGGCCGTGCTGTGGTACGTGCTGACCGGCACCCGCGGTGGCACGAACCGCGTGCGGATCCTCAAGGCGCTCAACCAGCGCCCACGCAACGCCAACCAGCTCGCCGGGGACCTGGACCTCGATTACAAGACGGTTAGACACCACCTCGACGTGCTGGTCGACAACAACGTTCTCGAAAACAGTGGCGACGACTACGGCGCGGTCTACCTCCCGACGGACCAGGCGCGCCACCACTGGGAGACCATCGAGGACATCATCGAACAGGTGGATTGAGTATGGCCCGATTTGGGAAAGAGTATATGCGAGGCTGTGAGTTAGAGGTGAATAGATGGCGGTTCTGATCGACGGCATGCGCGTCTTCAGCGCGCTCAACGTGCTCTTCCTCCTCGTTCTCGCCTACATCTGGGGCCGGAACTACCTCCGATTCCGCTCGAAGCACACCCTCGGCCTCCTCGTCTTCGCCGTGTTGCTCCTCGCCGAGAACGCGCTGGCAATCTACTTCTTCGTCTTCCATCACGGTCTCACCGCGTGGGTGACCGACCCGTCGCTCGTCCCGCCGCTCGCCCAGGAGGCCATGCTGGCGCTCCGGGTGCTGGAGTTCGCCGGGGTCGCCTTCCTGACCTGGGTGACGTGGGACTGAACCCGGCGCGACGGCGGCGTACCGACACGACGATCCACCCTAAAAACATCCCGATTAACGAGGTGGTATATGCCCCCGCTCTCACCGCTGCTCTGAGGCCGTGAGACGCCCGATCTCGGAGTCCGATTATCGGTACCTTTAAGTTCTTTACGGACTAACGTGCTGTCAAGCACCGAGTTCTGGGACCGTCCACAGAGTACCCCACACAGAGCACCGTATCAGAGTGCCTATCCAACAATGAGCGACACTACAACCCGGATCAACGAGAAGGAACGAGAGCAGACCGAAGAGGAGATCGACGAGCAGGAAGCGTCCGAGGACGAACTCGCCTGTCCCGAGTGCGGCGGCCGGCTCGCCGCCGACACCGAACACGGCGAGACGGTCTGTACGGACTGCGGGCTCGTCGTCGAGACCGACGAGATCGACCGTGGCCCCGAGTGGCGGGCGTTCGACTCGGCCGAGCGCGACCAGAAGTCCCGCGTCGGCGCGCCGACGACGAACATGATGCACGACAAGGGACTGTCCACGAACATCGGCTGGCAGAACAAGGACGCCTACGGCAACGCCCTGAGTTCGCGCCAGCGCCAGAAGATGCAGCGGCTGCGGACCTGGAACGAGCGGTTCCGCACCCGTGACTCGAAGGAGCGCAACCTCAAACAGGCCCTCGGCGAGATCGACCGGATGGCGAGCGCGCTCGGCCTCCCGGACTCCGTTCGTGAGACCGCCTCGGTGATCTACCGCCGGGCGCTCGACGAGGACCTCCTTCCCGGCCGCTCGATCGAGGGCGTCTCGACCAGCGCGCTCTACGCCGCCGCGCGCCAGGCCGGCACCCCGCGGAGCCTCGACGAGATCGCGACCGTCTCCCGAGTCGGGAAGATGGAGCTCACCCGGACCTACCGCTACGTCGTCCGCGAGCTGGGGCTCGAGATCCAGCCCGCCGACCCCGCGAGCTACGTCCCGCGGTTCGCCTCCGACCTCGACCTCTCGGAGGAGTCCGAACGCCGTGCGCGCCAGCTCCTCGAAACCGCGAAGGACGAGGGGATCATCAGCGGCAAGAGCCCCGTGGGTCTGGCGGCCGCTGCGGTCTACGCCGCCGCGCTGCTCACCAACGAGAAGGTCACCCAGGGTGCGGTCAGCGAGGTCGCCGACATCAGCGAGGTAACCATCCGAAACCGGTACAAGGAGCTCCTCGAAGCCGAAGGCGACGTCATGGCGGCCTGAACCGCCGACGAACCGTCACCCGAAACCACACGAACTTTTTTGTCGGTCTCGGTCGTCAGAGAGCGGCATGGACGAAGCAGCCGTCCAACTGTTGTGTCCGGAGTGTGCCAAACACTGGCGGTCCGCGCCGCGCGACCTCCCCGCGAGCGACGCGGTCTTTCACTGCCCCAACTGCCACGCGAGCTATCGGCTCACCGAGTTCATGCGAACCGACCGCGACCTCACGACGCTTCGACAGTTCGAGTAGCCCCCTCCATCGACCACGTTCGACCCGACCGGTCCCGGTACGTTCCTCGTCGACCTTCCCCCGCCACGACCCGGTCGCCGCGGATCGTTCGTGAGGAACCGCCGTAGCCGCCCCGATACGGGGTTTTTTACAGAGCAGTGTGTTAACGCGCGTCAGGATACTACTATTACCCTCCAGTCGTTAGGCGTACTCGCCCATGAAAAAGCAGGAGCTCATTCACCTCCACGGCCTGCTTGCAGAGGTACGCAAACACCATGAAGCACGAACCGGGACTTCGGTCGAGTACGAGTCCTACGAATCACTCGGGGTCCGGCCGACCTCGATCCACAAGTCGAAGACCGACCACAAGGCCGCTGTTTTCGCACTCGCCGACGGGATAACCGCGGACATGCGACACAGCGAAGAGACCGAGACGGTCCCCGCGGCCGCCGACTGACGACCCGCGCCGGTTCTGCCGCTCGTTCATCGCCGAGCGCCAGCGCCGCCCTCACCCGTCGAGGAGCTCGTCGAAGTCGGGGAGCATGCCGCCGTCCGTCGCCGAATCGTCCCCTTGTGAGTCGTCTTCTTCCGAATCACTACCGTCCGAGTCGTCTCCTTCCGAGTCGTCGAGCACCTCGACCGAGAGCACGTCGAGCGGGATGTTCTCGAGGCGCTGGCCGATCTCCTTCCGGGCGATCCGGCTCGCGTGCTCCTCGCGTTCGACGTTGAAGACGGTCATCTCGAGTTCGAGCGCCACCAGCGCCTCGTCGGCGACCACGAACGCGGGCGGGAGCTCCTCGCCGCCGGGCGTGGTCCGCGTCCCCGCCTCGATCTCGACGTAGCTGAGGTCGGGGTTGAGCATCCCACCGGTCTTCGAGATGGCGATCCGCATCGCCTCGTCCGGCGTCTCGACGTCGTACACCGGGATGGCCGCCTCGACGACGACTCGACAGTCCATGGCGAGACCTTCGCCGGCTGCGGCTATCAACATTTGGTCGCCCCGAGTCGAAAGCGCCAACCCCCCCGCTGGTCGAGGTCCAGCGATGGAAACCGGGACGATCGAGGTCGATTCGCTCGCCGGCGGGGTCGATCTCCAGGCCACCCTCGAATCCGGGCAGTCGTGTTTCTGGGACCGCGCCGACGGCCGAATGTACGACGAATCGGGGGTCGCCCGCGGGTCGGCGTGGTACACCACCGTCCTCCCTCCAGATCTCGCCGGCGACTACGAGGTGATTCGGGTTCGACAGACCGACGGCCGGCTGGAGTGGGAGTCGAGCACCGATGCCACCGACCATCTCACCCACCTCCTCCGGCTCGACGACGACCTCCCCGCGATTCGGGACGGGGTTCCCGACGACCCGCTCATCGAGACGGCGTTCGACGCCTACGACGGCCTGCGGATCGTCCGCGACCCGCCGTTTCCGACGCTGATCGCCTTCATCTGCTCGGCTCAGATGCGGGTCAAGCGCATCCACACGATGCAGCGCACGATGGCCGAGCGGTTCGGGTCTCCTATACAATTCGACGGCGAGACCTACCACGCCTTTCCGACCCCCGACCAGCTCGCGGCCGCGACCGTGGACGACCTCCGCGACTGTTCGCTCGGCTATCGAGCGCCGTACGTCGCCGAAAGCGCGCGGCTGGTCGCGGACGGCGAACTCGACCCGACGGACGCCCGCGGGCGCGAGTACGAGGCCGCTCGCGAGTTCCTGAAGGGGTTCATGGGCGTCGGCGACAAGGTGGCCGACTGCATCCTCCTCTTCTCGCTCGGCTACCTCGAAGCCGTCCCGCTCGACACCTGGATCCAGACGGCCATCGCCGAACACTACCCCGACTGCGACCGCGGCTCGTACACCGAGACCTCGCGGGCCATCCGCGAGCGGTTCGGCGGTCGGTACGCGGGCTACGTCCAGACCCACGTCTTCCACTATCTCCGGGCCAACGGCCCCGACCTCGGCTGACCGGTCGGCGGACTTTTCACCCGCGTGGCCCTGCGTACAGCCATGACCGACCGCGTTCGCGCACACGTCTTCGTCTCGGGAACCGTCCAGGGCGTCGCCTACCGTGCGAACACCCGCGATGCCGCACGCGAGGCGGGGCTCGACGGCTGGGTGAAGAACCTCGACGACGGCCGGGTCGAAGCGGTCTTCGAGGGCGACGAGGAGAGCGTCGAGGAGCTGGTCGAGTGGTGTCACACCGGCAGTCCGGCGGCCGCGGTCGAATCGGTCGAGGCCGACTACGGGGAGCCGGAGGGCGAGTCGGGGTTCGAGATAGACCGATAGTCCCGCACGCTTAATTCGCCGGCCCCCGGACGAACGGCCATGATCACGACCGACCGGATGGCCGCCGTCGACGCGAACGCCGCGGCGCTCGGCGTGCCACGGAAACAGCTGATGGAGTCGAGCGGCAACGCCGTCGCGCGCACCGTACGGGACCTCGTCGAGCCCGGATCCCGAGTCACGATCGTCGCCGGGCGCGGCAACAACGGCGGCGACGCGCTCGTCGCGGCCCGCTTTCTCGACGCGTTCGACACCCACACGCTGTTGCTCGGTCGCGCCGAGACCATCTCGACCGACATCGCCCGCGAGAACTGGGACGCGCTCGTCGAAGCCGAGTACGACACCGAGGAAGTGCAGGATTCACAAGCTATCGACCTCGGGAATCCGGATCTCGTGGTCGACGCGATGCTCGGCACAGGAATAACGGGCGGCCTCCGCGAGCCCGAGGCCACCGCGGCCCGGGCGATGAACGACGCCGACGCGACGGTGCTCTCGGTCGACGTCCCCTCCGGCGTGGACGCCGACACCGGGGAGCACAGTTCGAGAGCCGTCGACGCCGACCACGTGGTGACGTTCCACGATTCGAAGCCCGGCCTCGATTCGCTCGACGCCGAAGTTCGGGTGGAGGACATCGGGATCCCGGCCGCAGCCGAGCGGTTCGTCGGGCCGGGCGACCTCGCGATCGAGACGGATCCCCACGCACGAAAGGGCGACTCGGGGCGGGTACTCGTGATCGGTGGCGGCCCCTACACCGGCGCACCGGCGCTCGCCGCACAGTCGTCGCTCCGGGCGGGGGCGGATCTGGCCTTCGTTTCGGTTCCCGAGCGGGTCTTCGAGCCGATCGCGGGCTACGCCGAGGACCTCATCGTCCAGCCCTACGACGCGCCCCAGCTGGGGCCGGACCAGGTCGACGACCTCCTCGACACCGCGACCCGCCACGACGACATCGTGGTGCTCGGTCCCGGTCTCGGCACCGCCGACGAGACCCTCGACGCGGTCGCCCAGTTCCTCTCGGGCTTCGACGGGCGGGCGGTCGTCGACGCCGACGCGCTCTCGGTCGTCCCCGAGGTCGACACCGACGCGACCCTCGTCTGCACGCCGAACCGCCACGAACTCGCGGAGATGGGTGGACCGGACGTCGACGACCTCGCGGCCCACGCCGACGAGATCGAGGCCTTCGCCGCCGACCTCGGCCACATCGTGCTCGCGAAGGCGAAGGACGACGTGGTCAGCGACGGCGAGCGAACCCGGATCTCGCGCGTCGGTACTCCGGGGATGACCGTCGGCGGCACCGGTGACCTGCTCGCGGGGATCACGGCCGCCCAGCTCGGCACCCGCGAGGCGTTCGACGCGGCCTGTGTCGCCCCCTACGTCAACGGTCGGGCCGCGGAGGCGCTCGACCGCGGGAGCGGGCTGCTGGCCTCGGAGCTCCTCGATGCCATCCCCGAGGCGCTGCGGGTCGAGCGATGACCGACGCCGAGCGCGACGAGCGAACGGACCGGTTGACCCACACCACGAGCGAGGGCGACGCGGCGATGGTCGACGTCGGCGCGAAGCCCGACACCGCCCGGCGGGCGGTCGCGCGAGGGACGATCCACCTGCGCGAGTCCACGGTCGCGGCGGTCCGCGCCGACGAGATCGAGAAGGGGGACGTCCTCACGACCGCGCGGATCGCCGCCATCGACGCCGTGAAACACACCTGGGAGACGATCCCGCTCTGTCACCAGATCCCGGTGACGAACGTCGACACCGACTTCGAAACCGGGGCCGACCGCGTGACGCTGACCGTCGCGGTCGAAACCGTTGGAAAGACCGGCTGTGAGATGGAGGCGCTCCAGGGCGTGACGACGGGACTCAACACGGTTTGGGACATGACGAAGGCCGCCGAGAAGGACGAGGCCGGCGAGTATCCGGACACCGCCATCGAGGACGTGCGAGTCGTCGAGAAGACGAAACGCGAGCTATGACTCGACCGGGACGGCGAGGGCGGCGGCCTTGTCGCGCGAGCGTTCGACCACCGACGGCCGCGCCGCGAACGAGACCGTGACCTGGTCGCCGGCGTCGGTGTAGGTCACGTCCTCGACCTCGGCGTGGTCGTGGATCCACGAGACCACGCCCATCGTGTCGTCGGCCATCGGCATGACGAGCCGTTCGCGCTCGTAGGCCGGGAGCCCCTCCTCGATCCGCTCGACGAGCGTCTCGATGTCCGTGCCCGCGGCGGCGCTCACGGCCACCGGGTTCGGCGCGAGCGTCGAGAGCGCCTCGCGTTTCTCCTGGAGTTTCGCCTCGTCGACCAGGTCGGTCTTGTTGAGTACGGTGACGATCGGGGCCTCGTTTCGCTCGTAGAGCGTGTCGTGGGCGGTGACGAGTTTCTCGCGCATCCGCTCGACCGACTCGCTCGCGTCGACCACGAGGAGCACGAGGTCGGCACGGTAGACCGAATCGAGGGTGGACTTGAACGATTCGACGAGCCAGTGTGGCAGGTCCGAGATGAAGCCGACCGTATCGGTGACGAGGACGGGTCTGTCCATCGCGGCGCGGCGGGTGGTGGTCCCGAGCGTGGTGAACAGTTTGTCCTGGGATTCGGCGGTGGGGTCGAGGTCCGGGTGGAGCCCCTCGTTCTCGTCGACCTCGACGTCCGCCGCCAGCCGCCGGAGGAGGCTCGACTTCCCGGCGTTGGTGTAGCCCGCGAGCGCCACGAGGTCGAAGCCCGACTCCCGGCGCTGTTCCCGGCGGTGTTCCTCCGTCGCCTCGATCGTCTCCAGTTCGTCGCTGATCGCACTGATCTGGGCTTTGATGTCCTGTTCGCGCGATTCGTCGTACTCCCCGAGCCCCATGAACCCCGGGCGCTCCTCGCGCCGTGCGAGACTGACCTTCGCCTCGACCCGCGGGAGTTCGTACCGGAGCTCGGCGAGTTCGACCTGGAGCTGGGCCTTCTTCGTCCGGGCGCGCTGACCGAAGATCTCGAGGATCAGGCGAAAG
Encoded proteins:
- a CDS encoding GNAT family N-acetyltransferase; translation: MPGPVFLEGEKVTLRPPEEEDVDLIQCWMNDPSVWRRALDVNPTSRQQCAEFIEDVLQGDDGVHCLACDDSAPLGLVSLNDSQYGPDETSRARDTELAYWFDPDHHGQGYGSDAARRMIQYAFEDRNFRRITARPGSFNDASVGLLESLGFTHEGTLREAAWFRGEYHDMLYYGLLREEWNSQ
- a CDS encoding NAD(P)/FAD-dependent oxidoreductase, which produces MSETQEPEHRRLVITGSGIAGLTAAIYAARSNNDPLVLEGDEPGGQLTLTTDVANYPGFPDGIGGSELVQRMKTQAKNFGADVRHGVVEDVDDSGRPFELTLNSGESLTADAVIVASGASARTLGVPGEDDLMGYGVSTCATCDGAFFRDEEMVVVGGGDAAMEEASFLTKFASKVHLIHRRETFRAEDYWIDRLEEHVDAGEVEVMKNTELDEIHGTPEGGIEGVSLLTPPDGHPSEKLDDPDTQKFDLDVGAVFLAIGHTPNTSYLQGTGVEMDATGYLHTEGGTGGGQTRTGVPGIFGAGDVVDSHYQQAVTAGGMGAKAALDADDYLETHDEPAPEAEAAFADDD
- a CDS encoding DUF357 domain-containing protein, with protein sequence MPADLAEKTDRYERLLAEALDAASTAPPAGTPLAGVAADYEEMARSYLDDGRHFRESGDPVNALAAFSYGHGWLDAGARLGVFSVPDEGDLFTV
- a CDS encoding ArsR/SmtB family transcription factor — encoded protein: MEAVLWYVLTGTRGGTNRVRILKALNQRPRNANQLAGDLDLDYKTVRHHLDVLVDNNVLENSGDDYGAVYLPTDQARHHWETIEDIIEQVD
- a CDS encoding transcription initiation factor IIB — its product is MSDTTTRINEKEREQTEEEIDEQEASEDELACPECGGRLAADTEHGETVCTDCGLVVETDEIDRGPEWRAFDSAERDQKSRVGAPTTNMMHDKGLSTNIGWQNKDAYGNALSSRQRQKMQRLRTWNERFRTRDSKERNLKQALGEIDRMASALGLPDSVRETASVIYRRALDEDLLPGRSIEGVSTSALYAAARQAGTPRSLDEIATVSRVGKMELTRTYRYVVRELGLEIQPADPASYVPRFASDLDLSEESERRARQLLETAKDEGIISGKSPVGLAAAAVYAAALLTNEKVTQGAVSEVADISEVTIRNRYKELLEAEGDVMAA
- a CDS encoding UPF0058 family protein produces the protein MKKQELIHLHGLLAEVRKHHEARTGTSVEYESYESLGVRPTSIHKSKTDHKAAVFALADGITADMRHSEETETVPAAAD
- a CDS encoding DUF555 domain-containing protein, with amino-acid sequence MDCRVVVEAAIPVYDVETPDEAMRIAISKTGGMLNPDLSYVEIEAGTRTTPGGEELPPAFVVADEALVALELEMTVFNVEREEHASRIARKEIGQRLENIPLDVLSVEVLDDSEGDDSDGSDSEEDDSQGDDSATDGGMLPDFDELLDG
- a CDS encoding DNA-3-methyladenine glycosylase family protein yields the protein METGTIEVDSLAGGVDLQATLESGQSCFWDRADGRMYDESGVARGSAWYTTVLPPDLAGDYEVIRVRQTDGRLEWESSTDATDHLTHLLRLDDDLPAIRDGVPDDPLIETAFDAYDGLRIVRDPPFPTLIAFICSAQMRVKRIHTMQRTMAERFGSPIQFDGETYHAFPTPDQLAAATVDDLRDCSLGYRAPYVAESARLVADGELDPTDARGREYEAAREFLKGFMGVGDKVADCILLFSLGYLEAVPLDTWIQTAIAEHYPDCDRGSYTETSRAIRERFGGRYAGYVQTHVFHYLRANGPDLG
- a CDS encoding acylphosphatase, encoding MTDRVRAHVFVSGTVQGVAYRANTRDAAREAGLDGWVKNLDDGRVEAVFEGDEESVEELVEWCHTGSPAAAVESVEADYGEPEGESGFEIDR
- a CDS encoding NAD(P)H-hydrate dehydratase; this translates as MITTDRMAAVDANAAALGVPRKQLMESSGNAVARTVRDLVEPGSRVTIVAGRGNNGGDALVAARFLDAFDTHTLLLGRAETISTDIARENWDALVEAEYDTEEVQDSQAIDLGNPDLVVDAMLGTGITGGLREPEATAARAMNDADATVLSVDVPSGVDADTGEHSSRAVDADHVVTFHDSKPGLDSLDAEVRVEDIGIPAAAERFVGPGDLAIETDPHARKGDSGRVLVIGGGPYTGAPALAAQSSLRAGADLAFVSVPERVFEPIAGYAEDLIVQPYDAPQLGPDQVDDLLDTATRHDDIVVLGPGLGTADETLDAVAQFLSGFDGRAVVDADALSVVPEVDTDATLVCTPNRHELAEMGGPDVDDLAAHADEIEAFAADLGHIVLAKAKDDVVSDGERTRISRVGTPGMTVGGTGDLLAGITAAQLGTREAFDAACVAPYVNGRAAEALDRGSGLLASELLDAIPEALRVER
- the moaC gene encoding cyclic pyranopterin monophosphate synthase MoaC, encoding MTDAERDERTDRLTHTTSEGDAAMVDVGAKPDTARRAVARGTIHLRESTVAAVRADEIEKGDVLTTARIAAIDAVKHTWETIPLCHQIPVTNVDTDFETGADRVTLTVAVETVGKTGCEMEALQGVTTGLNTVWDMTKAAEKDEAGEYPDTAIEDVRVVEKTKREL
- the hflX gene encoding GTPase HflX, producing the protein MKAIIAKRVDSGSADIGEIRDLARAAGYEVVGTLTQTRTEDAALHLGEGKVGELATLVADTGASTVIFDNRLGPYQTYNLGRKLPTDTTVMDRFRLILEIFGQRARTKKAQLQVELAELRYELPRVEAKVSLARREERPGFMGLGEYDESREQDIKAQISAISDELETIEATEEHRREQRRESGFDLVALAGYTNAGKSSLLRRLAADVEVDENEGLHPDLDPTAESQDKLFTTLGTTTRRAAMDRPVLVTDTVGFISDLPHWLVESFKSTLDSVYRADLVLLVVDASESVERMREKLVTAHDTLYERNEAPIVTVLNKTDLVDEAKLQEKREALSTLAPNPVAVSAAAGTDIETLVERIEEGLPAYERERLVMPMADDTMGVVSWIHDHAEVEDVTYTDAGDQVTVSFAARPSVVERSRDKAAALAVPVES